Proteins encoded within one genomic window of Streptomyces profundus:
- a CDS encoding carbohydrate ABC transporter permease: MAGTPAAEQPVAMPDADRHAAGVDGARRLLGRIGFYSFCSLILAFFSLPLLWLASAPFDDTPGITAGLPSFTLDNFQTLLDNRYAMRSLGNSTLLAAGTGTIVVVFSALAAYALSRVRLPGRDGLLYLLLLLSSIVTGTAAMVPLFNLAYELNLIDSQLGVILVLSGGLLPSAVFILKDFMDGTPRSYEESAQVFGASPLQVVRHVVVPLVRPGLATIAVWSVAQVWGNFLIPFLLLRSPEKSPAAVVMYTFYTEGGQPNLALISTFSLLYSLPVVLMFLLVSSRYGFRFHGGIKR; the protein is encoded by the coding sequence ATGGCCGGGACCCCCGCCGCCGAGCAGCCGGTCGCCATGCCCGACGCCGACCGGCACGCCGCCGGCGTCGACGGCGCCCGACGCCTGCTGGGCCGGATCGGCTTCTACAGCTTCTGCTCGCTGATCCTGGCCTTCTTCTCGCTGCCCCTGCTGTGGCTGGCCAGCGCGCCCTTCGACGACACACCGGGCATCACCGCCGGGCTGCCGTCGTTCACCCTGGACAACTTCCAGACGCTGCTGGACAACCGCTACGCGATGCGGTCGCTGGGCAACTCCACCCTGCTGGCCGCCGGCACCGGCACCATCGTGGTGGTCTTCTCGGCGCTGGCCGCCTACGCCCTCAGCCGGGTCAGACTCCCGGGACGGGACGGACTGCTCTACCTCCTGCTGCTGCTCTCCTCCATCGTCACCGGCACGGCGGCGATGGTCCCGCTCTTCAACCTCGCCTACGAACTGAACCTGATCGACTCCCAGTTGGGCGTGATCCTGGTGCTCAGCGGCGGGCTGCTGCCCAGCGCCGTCTTCATCCTGAAGGACTTCATGGACGGCACCCCCCGCTCCTACGAGGAGTCAGCGCAGGTCTTCGGCGCCTCACCGCTCCAGGTGGTCAGGCATGTGGTGGTCCCGCTGGTGCGCCCCGGGCTGGCCACCATCGCGGTGTGGTCCGTCGCCCAGGTGTGGGGCAACTTCCTGATCCCCTTCCTGCTGCTGCGCTCACCGGAGAAGTCCCCGGCGGCCGTGGTGATGTACACCTTCTACACCGAGGGCGGCCAGCCCAACCTGGCGCTCATCTCCACCTTCTCGCTGCTCTACTCCCTGCCGGTGGTGCTGATGTTCCTGCTGGTCAGCTCCCGGTACGGCTTCCGGTTCCACGGAGGGATCAAACGCTGA
- a CDS encoding extracellular solute-binding protein: protein MRVLTRRAMALTGAMALAGSLTACGSDDEGDGGAIQLTVAMNAIADGKNAAEADWVEQWVIPEFEAAQAEAGVSVEVTFEPSGVDDEQFKSRLALDLQSGSGPDVYTLDGIWLGEFAQAGYVQPLAGTGADADAWDGWEQIPDAVQELGTFDGELYGIPAGTDGRVLFYNRNLFAEAGLPTDWQPTSWDEILQAGEALATLDGVTPIQLNGGSAMGEATTMQGVLPLLAGVGEEVHTDGVWTGATPGLGRVLGLYADVYGQGLGDPQLQQETQGRDKSFEEFAANEVGILVESDYFWRSVVNPVNGVAPMEDRDEAVGYALIPAAEPGSGIRGQDFVSTSGGNIRVVNPASDHAELAHELLTFMHSAEAFTALVGDDPRITARMDVNERLLGADPMLAFVNEQVLPLTSYRPALDVYPRVSVLLQEATAAVVGGTAPDQAAADYQESLEGIVDGDDVTP from the coding sequence ATGCGAGTGCTGACCAGACGCGCCATGGCGCTGACCGGGGCGATGGCCCTGGCCGGGAGCCTGACGGCCTGTGGTTCCGACGACGAGGGCGACGGGGGAGCGATCCAGCTGACCGTCGCCATGAACGCGATCGCCGATGGCAAGAACGCGGCGGAGGCCGACTGGGTCGAACAGTGGGTGATACCGGAGTTCGAGGCGGCCCAGGCGGAGGCGGGCGTCTCCGTCGAGGTGACCTTCGAGCCGAGCGGCGTCGACGACGAGCAGTTCAAGTCGCGTCTCGCGCTCGATCTCCAGTCCGGGTCCGGACCGGACGTCTACACCCTGGACGGCATCTGGCTGGGCGAGTTCGCCCAGGCCGGCTACGTCCAGCCGCTCGCCGGGACCGGCGCGGACGCCGACGCCTGGGACGGCTGGGAGCAGATCCCGGACGCCGTCCAGGAGTTGGGCACCTTCGACGGGGAGCTGTACGGCATCCCGGCGGGCACCGACGGCCGGGTGCTCTTCTACAACAGGAACCTCTTCGCCGAGGCGGGGCTGCCGACGGACTGGCAGCCCACCAGCTGGGACGAGATCCTCCAGGCCGGCGAGGCGCTGGCCACCCTGGACGGGGTGACGCCGATCCAGCTCAACGGCGGCTCGGCGATGGGCGAGGCCACCACCATGCAGGGCGTGCTGCCGCTGCTGGCCGGCGTCGGCGAGGAGGTCCACACCGACGGCGTCTGGACGGGGGCGACGCCGGGCCTGGGACGGGTCCTCGGTCTCTACGCCGACGTCTACGGCCAGGGCCTGGGCGACCCCCAGCTCCAGCAGGAGACACAGGGCCGGGACAAGTCCTTCGAGGAGTTCGCCGCGAACGAGGTCGGCATCCTGGTGGAGAGCGACTACTTCTGGCGCAGCGTGGTCAACCCGGTCAACGGGGTCGCCCCCATGGAGGACCGCGACGAGGCCGTCGGCTACGCCCTGATCCCGGCCGCCGAGCCCGGCTCCGGCATCCGCGGCCAGGACTTCGTCAGCACGTCGGGCGGCAACATCCGGGTGGTCAACCCGGCCAGCGACCACGCCGAACTCGCCCATGAGCTGCTCACCTTCATGCACTCGGCCGAGGCGTTCACCGCCCTGGTCGGCGACGACCCCAGGATCACCGCGCGCATGGACGTCAACGAGCGGTTGCTGGGCGCCGATCCGATGCTCGCCTTCGTCAACGAGCAGGTGCTGCCGCTCACCTCCTACCGGCCGGCGCTCGACGTCTACCCCCGGGTCTCCGTGCTGCTCCAGGAGGCGACGGCCGCCGTGGTCGGCGGAACGGCGCCGGATCAGGCCGCCGCCGACTACCAGGAGAGCCTGGAAGGAATCGTGGATGGCGACGACGTCACCCCCTGA
- a CDS encoding carbohydrate ABC transporter permease, whose product MATTSPPDTAPGRPGGERDAAGLGRGRAAAFVTPALLLITGFLVFPALWTLYLGLTNYQLTGLAAADPELVGLDNFERALDDDGFANSLGLTLQFVIGSAVIGQAGLGFLIAWVLRDRRGAGRRLIEAMVLLAWILPSSVIAFLWIALLDRDDGTLNALLNTPGTAWLLEHPMLTIIVFNIWRGTAFSMMLYAAALGNVPPSHLETARLAGASSWQQLRDVVFPRIRGHVLTNLLLISLWTFNDFTPFLLTSGGPEDRTEIMPVFVYKTAVFGGELGFGAAISVLMLLINLVIAVIYARLLRQRKDAV is encoded by the coding sequence ATGGCGACGACGTCACCCCCTGACACGGCGCCCGGCAGGCCCGGCGGCGAGCGGGACGCCGCCGGGCTCGGACGAGGCAGGGCAGCGGCGTTCGTCACCCCGGCGCTGCTGCTGATCACCGGCTTCCTGGTGTTCCCCGCGCTGTGGACGCTCTATCTGGGCCTGACCAACTACCAGCTCACCGGGCTCGCCGCCGCCGACCCCGAGCTGGTCGGCCTGGACAACTTCGAACGCGCCCTGGACGACGACGGGTTCGCCAACTCCCTCGGCCTCACCCTCCAGTTCGTGATCGGCTCCGCCGTGATCGGACAGGCGGGGCTCGGCTTCCTGATCGCCTGGGTGCTGCGCGATCGGCGCGGCGCCGGGCGGCGGCTGATCGAGGCCATGGTGCTGCTGGCCTGGATCCTGCCCAGCTCGGTGATCGCCTTCCTCTGGATCGCCCTGCTCGACCGCGACGACGGCACGCTCAACGCCCTGCTGAACACCCCGGGCACCGCCTGGCTGTTGGAACACCCGATGCTCACCATCATCGTGTTCAACATCTGGCGCGGCACCGCCTTCTCGATGATGCTCTACGCGGCGGCCCTGGGGAACGTCCCCCCGTCCCACCTGGAGACCGCCCGCCTCGCCGGCGCCTCCTCCTGGCAGCAGCTGCGGGACGTGGTCTTCCCCCGCATCAGGGGGCATGTCCTCACCAACCTGCTGCTGATCAGCCTCTGGACGTTCAACGACTTCACCCCGTTCCTGCTGACCAGCGGCGGGCCCGAGGACCGCACCGAGATCATGCCGGTCTTCGTCTACAAGACGGCCGTCTTCGGCGGCGAGTTGGGCTTCGGCGCGGCCATCTCGGTGCTGATGCTGCTGATCAACCTGGTGATCGCCGTGATCTACGCACGTCTGCTGCGGCAGCGGAAGGACGCCGTCTGA
- a CDS encoding ABC transporter ATP-binding protein, producing the protein MADITLAALTKVYAGGVRALDAVDLTIEDGEFFALLGPSGCGKTTLLRTLAGLETATAGGVAIGGRDVTALAPGRRDVAMVFQDYALFPHMTVTDNIAYPLRIRKVPGGERREKAAETAAELGLSELLARRPDQLSGGQQQRVALARAMACHPRAFLFDEPLSNLDARMRLEARTFLKRLQRELGVTTVFVTHDQAEALAMADRIAVMEHGRIRQLGTPAEVFRRPANTFVASFIGSTPMNLLPGIAQDGAVVVAEVPLPTPEGLDLTGDGELTYGIRPEYLTYHPAPVDGALAGEVRVVENLGSAQLVTLEGSAGVVQTVVDEDVPITPGERGWALPRRDRALVYREGELLTPTDHPGERGTETS; encoded by the coding sequence ATGGCCGATATCACCCTGGCCGCCCTGACCAAGGTCTACGCCGGCGGCGTCCGTGCCCTGGACGCCGTCGATCTGACCATCGAGGACGGCGAGTTCTTCGCCCTGCTCGGCCCCTCGGGGTGCGGCAAGACCACCCTGCTGCGCACCCTCGCCGGCCTGGAGACGGCCACCGCCGGCGGCGTGGCGATCGGCGGCAGGGACGTCACGGCGCTGGCCCCAGGGCGCCGCGATGTGGCGATGGTCTTCCAGGACTACGCGCTCTTCCCGCATATGACGGTCACCGACAACATCGCCTATCCGCTGCGGATCAGGAAGGTGCCCGGCGGGGAGCGCCGCGAGAAGGCGGCGGAGACCGCGGCCGAGCTCGGCCTCTCCGAGCTGCTCGCCCGCCGCCCCGACCAGCTCTCCGGCGGGCAGCAGCAACGCGTGGCGCTGGCCAGGGCGATGGCCTGCCACCCCAGGGCGTTCCTCTTCGACGAGCCGCTCTCCAACCTGGACGCCCGGATGCGCCTGGAGGCCCGCACCTTCCTCAAGCGGCTCCAGCGCGAACTCGGCGTCACCACCGTCTTCGTCACCCACGACCAGGCCGAGGCCCTCGCGATGGCCGACCGGATCGCCGTCATGGAACACGGCCGGATACGTCAACTCGGCACGCCCGCCGAGGTGTTCCGGCGTCCGGCCAACACCTTCGTGGCGTCCTTCATCGGCTCCACGCCGATGAACCTGCTGCCCGGCATCGCCCAGGACGGCGCGGTCGTGGTCGCCGAGGTGCCGCTGCCCACCCCCGAGGGGCTCGACCTGACGGGCGACGGTGAACTCACCTACGGCATCAGGCCCGAGTATCTGACGTACCACCCCGCCCCGGTGGACGGGGCGCTCGCCGGCGAGGTGCGCGTGGTGGAGAACCTGGGCAGCGCCCAACTGGTCACCCTGGAGGGCTCGGCGGGCGTGGTGCAGACGGTGGTGGACGAGGACGTCCCGATCACGCCGGGTGAGCGCGGCTGGGCGCTGCCCCGGCGGGACCGCGCCCTGGTCTACCGTGAGGGCGAGCTGCTCACCCCCACCGACCATCCCGGTGAGCGCGGAACGGAGACGTCATGA